The sequence CGCCCATAGGCGCCCCCGACGACCCGCGGCGCAGCACCCGGCGGTGGCACTGGCTGGACCCCGACACCCGCGACGCGCTGTTCGGCCAGGCGCGCGCCCACGGCGTCACCCCGGCCATGACCCTGGCCGCCTCGTTCTCCCACACCCTGGCCAGCTGGTCGGACGCACCGCGTTTCCTGCTCAACGTGCCGCTGTTCGGCCGGGAACCGTTGCACGACGACGTGGATCGGCTGGTCGGTGATTTCACCTCGTCACTGCTACTGGATGTGGATCTGAGCCAGGCCAGCACCGGTGCGCAGCGCGCGCACGCGCTACAGGACGCCATGCGGACCGCCGCCGCGCACGCCGACTATCCCGGCCTGGCGGTGCTGCGTGACCTGAGCCGGCATCGCGGCACGCAGGTGCTGGCGCCGGTGGTGTTCACCAGTGCGCTGGGACTCGGGGAGCTGTTCGCCGACGAGGTCACCGGTGCGTTCGGCTCCCCGGTCTGGATCATCTCCCAGGGCCCGCAAGTGCTGTTGGACGCTCAGGTCACCGAGTTCGACGGCGGCATCCTGGTGAACTGGGACGTGCGCGAGGAGATGTTCGCGCCGGGCGTCATCGACGCCATGTTCGCCCACCACATCGCCGACCTGACCCGGCTGGCCGGCGGCGACGGCTGGGCGGAGCCGGCGCCGGCCGCGTTGCCCGCCGATCAGGCCCAGGTGCGGGAGTCGGTGAACGCGGGCACCGCCGACCCCAGCGGGGAAGCTTTGCAGGACGGCTTCTTTCGCCAGGCCGACCGCGATCCCGAGGCGGTCGCGCTACTGCACGAGTCGGGGGAGTTGAGCTACGGCCAGCTGCGCGATCAGGCGTTGGCGGTGTCCGCCGCCTTGCGGGAGCGCGGCGTGCGGCCCGGTGACACCGTGGCGCTGCTGGGGCCCAAAGGGGCAGAGCAGATCCCGGCGCTGCTAGGCACCCTGGCCGCCGGTGCGGTGTATCTGCCGATCGCGGCCGATCAGCCGCCCGAGCGCAGAGAACGCATCCTGGCGCTGGGCGGTGCCGTGCTGGCCTTGGTGACCGGCGAAGCGGTGCCGGAGTTGGATATTCCGGTGGTGGCTGTGTCCGATGCCGTGCAGCGACCCGGTGTTATGGAACCGGTGCGCACCGATCCGTCCGAGCTGGCCTATGTGGTGTTCACCTCCGGCTCCACCGGCGAGCCCAAGGGCGTCGAGGTCACCCACGACGCCGCCATGAACACCGTCGAAACACTCAGCGCCCGTTTTGGATTCGGTCCACAGGACCGCAGTCTGGCGCTGCTGACCCTGGACGCCGACATGTCGGTGCTCGACATCTTCGCCATGCTGCGCGCCGGTGCGGCGATCGTGATGGTCGACGAGGTCGACCGGCGCAGCCCCGAGGTGTGGGCGCAGCTGGTGGCTCGGCACCGGGTCAGTGTGCTCAACCTGATGCCGGGGGCGCTGGAGATGTTGGCCGCCACCGGCGGCGAATTGTCGTCGGTGCGGGCGGTGCTGACCGGAGGCGACTGGGTGCGCCCCGAACTGGCGCGACGATTTGCCGCGGTGGCACCCGGGGTGCGGTTCGCCGGGCTGGGCGGGGCCACCGAAACCGCCATCCATGCCACCATCTGCGAGGTCGAGGATGAACCGCCGGCACAGTGGGCCTCGGTGCCCTACGGCATCCCGCTGCCCAACATCGCCTGCCGGGTCGTCGGCGCCGACGGAGCCGACCGTCCGGACTGGGTGGCCGGCGAACTGTGGGTTGCCGGGCGCGGTATCGCCTCGGGTTATCGCGGCCGGCCCGATCTGACCGCCGAGAAGTTCGTCGAGTACGACGGCCGAACCTGGTATCGCACCGGCGATCTGGCCCGCTACCAGTCCGACGGCACCCTGGAATTCGTCGGTCGCGCCGATCACCGGGTCAAGATCAGCGGCTACCGGATTGAGCTCGGCGAGGTCGAAGCCGCGCTGCGCCGGCTGCCCGGCGTCGCCGAGGCGGTGGTGGTGGCGCTGACCGAGCCCGGCGGGCGTGAGATGTTGGCTGCCGCGGTGCGCACCGATGATCCCGCGGCAAGCGTTGCCGGCCTGCGGGCCGGGCTGGCCGAGTCACTGCCCGAGCACATGATTCCCCGGCAGCTGCAGGTGGTTTCGTCGATTCCCTACACCGTCTCCGGCAAGATCGACCGGCGGGCGGTGACGGCCGAACTGGCCGCGGCCGTGGCGGCAGGCGACGGCTATCGCGAGCCGGCCGGTCCGCTGCAGCGCGCCCTGGCCGCGATCGTCGCCGAGGTGCTCGGTGCCGCCCGGGTCGGAGCTGACGACGACTTCTTCGCCCTGGGCGGCGATTCGGTGCTGGCCACCGCCGCCGTGTCACGCATCCGCACCTGGCTGGACGCCCCCGGCGCGGTAGTCGCCGACATCTTCGCCACCCGAACCGTCGCAGGGCTGGCATCGCGGCTGGCTGCCGCTGAGGCCGATCCCGGTCGGTTGGACGCGGTCGCGGAGGTGTACCTGGAAGTGGCGCAGCTCGATGCGGCGCAGGTTGCCGACGCGCTCAGCCAATGACTTCCGGCGGATATTCAGGCGGCTATCCATAATGGGAAGTGGTCGACGGTGCCGTTCCGAAAATAAAGCGAATTTCAAGCAGACTGTGCGCAAATGCACAGCTAATGCAAGCAATGCCCGACTCGCATTAGGCCGCCCCGACAAATACCCGGAGTTGGTGGGTTCACGTTGATGTCCGCCGAGCGGGCCCGGTGTTGCCGCAGCCAAGGTGTCATGGCTGAGGACCTGCGGTAACGCTGCGTTCCTCGCTGTGGACGGGACACCGATCCGGCTGCAATCCGCGCCGGAGGCTCTGCACGATAACGCAGAAATTAGGCTAGCCAATCGTAACGTTTTGTAGGTTAGGCATGCCTTGCTTCTAAGGGCTTACCGAGGTAGCGTCCCACCGCGTCCAAAAGGCACGACACATTTCTTTCTAATGAGGAGACCAACGTGCAATCACCCCTGCAACACGATCTGCCCCTTCGTGGTCTCAGATCTGACTCCGCGTGTGCGGGCTACTTGCGGGTCGCCGGTGTCGCCCTACTGGGCGCGGGCGTCATCGCCGTGACTCCGATCGCCTCTGGTCTGCCCGACTTCCGGCACGCGGGTGTCACTCTGACCGCCGGCGAAGTCGACTGGTCGACAGCCCTCTCCAATGCGCAAAGCAACTGGGCGACCCTGCAGGCTGAGGGCGCCACGGGAAGTGGCGACTTGTCGGCCGCTCTTGGCAACGTGTCAGGGCACTTCAACGATCAAATCACTGCCGCGATAACCGGCTTCGAGACCGGTGTCCAGAACGCGCTGTACGGCGGCTGGTACGGCGGCGACGACGGCTACGTGTTCGGGCTGTTCGGCGGTACCGTGACGAATCCCGCCGGCGACAGCGAGACCGGCAGCCTGCTGGATTCGCTTTCTCACGATTTCCAGACCGGCAACGTCGTGCAGGCCTACAGCGACTTCAACGCGTACTCGCTGGAGGTGGTCGATCACACCATGAAACCGTTGCTGAGCGCTTTTGTCGACGAAACCAGCCACGGTGTCACGAGCTACTCGATTCCCGTTGAGATGTCGCAGATCCAGACGAGCCTGCTGACGACGTTCGGCGACTACAGCTGGCTCAAAGATGCGTTCAAGGCCTTGGCGACGCCTGAAATCAGTGCCATGTTCACCTTGACCAACGATCTGCAAGCCATCTCTAGCGAATTCGCGGCCGGTGACAACACCCACGGTATGTCCGACCTGAACAACTTGCCCTCCGATGTGTTCAATTCCTTTGTCAACGGTTACGACGTCGGCGACAACCCCTACAACGGGGCTTCCGGACTGTTCTCTGGCCTGATCAGCAGCGGCAGCCTGCTCGAACACCTTTTGCTGACCTGGCCCGAGCAGTTTGTGACAGCACTGGGTCCGCTGGGGGACTCCGCCGGATCGGCGGCAGCAGACGCGGTGGGAGCCTCAGTCTCGGACCTGCTCGCCGCACTGTCCAGCCTCTAAGTTGGCGTGCGCGCCATGCACACCACACCGGTCCGCGGACCGGTGTGGTGTGGTGTGGATGCTCGTCGGCTCCGCATTTGACGAGCGGGTTTCAGGCCCGGCGGCGGTCACCTGCCCGCCGGCCGGCGGGACCGGACAGGTGGCTCAAAAGTGCAGTTAAACGTCCCAATGAGGGGTGGTGGACCGCAGTCAAGGTGTGCCAGCATCGATGACATGAAAGCGCGCCGATCGCTTCTATTGCTCGGTGTTGCGGTGCTGACGGCCTTGTCGACGCTGTCCCCGGTCGTCGTTCCCTCCGCCTCCGCTGCCGGCTGTCCCGACGTCGAGGTGACCTTCGCCCGTGGCACCGCCGAGCCCCCCGGGGTTGGCGGAGTCGGCCAGAAGTTCATCGATGCCCTGCGCTCGCAAGTCGGGGGACGGACCGTCGGGGTGTATGCGGTCAATTACCCGGCAGGCGAAGACTGGCCGCCATCGGCGTCCGCCGGCGCCGGCGATGCGAACGCCCACGTGCAATCCATGGTCGCGAGCTGCCCCAACACCAAGCTGGTGCTCGGCGGATATTCGCAAGGCGCGATGGTCATCGACCTGATCACCATCGCGCGGGCATCGGTGGCGGGCTTCAACGCCGCGACCCTGTCGGAGGAGGAGGCCGCACACGTGGCTGCGGTCGCGGTCTTCGGGAATCCCACCGACCGGTACCTGGGCGGACCGATCAGCGAGATCAGCCCCTGGTACGGGGCCAAGGCCATCGACCTGTGTGCCGACGGCGATCCGATCTGCACTCCGGGCGCCCTGGCGCTGCCTTCGCACGACGAGATGTTCTCCGCGCCGCACCTGTCCTATGCGCAGTCGCCGATGCCCGGTCAGGCGGCGGCGTTCGTAGCCGGCCAGCTCTGACGCTGGGCGGCAACCCGCGTTATCCGACTACCTCCGAGGCCCAGTACTCGCGCAGGCTGGCGATCCGCTCACCGGCGAATTCCAGAATGGCGACTTCGCGCATCCGTTTTCGCACGTTCTGGACGCGGTCGTCGAATGTCGCCTCCCACTCGGCGATCACCGTGGTGCCGTCGGTGGCGGTGTAGAGGTTGAGCAGTCGGGCATCGATGTTGGCCTGTCCCTGGACGACCTTGCTCTGCCAATAGTCGCGGATCCCGGCGCGGGCGCGGATCGGTTCGCCCAGCACCCGCTCGTGGTAGGTGGCGTCGTCGGTGAAGATCGTGGTGATGAGTTCGGCGTCCTGGTGCGTCCAGGCCCGCAGGTAGGTATCTATCGTGGTGCGGACGTCCATCAGGGGAGTGTGGCCCACGGCGAGGCCCCGCCTTCGCCGAACGTGTATTCAGTGCGAGGAAACGGCCCGGCCCACAAGCTCCCGGATTTCCGGCCCGCCCCCTATAGGGGTAACCTAACGCAGGGAAATTAGGGCAGCCTTTACTAACACTTGCGAGGGGATCGGGAGGGGATCGGATGGCCGTCGACGACACCTCGGCCGTCGCGCAGTTCCCACCCTGGATCGGGCGCTTTCCCGGGCCCGGCGCCCCGACTCTGGTGTTCCCGCACGCCGGCGGAACGGCGGTCAACTATCGCCCGCTGGCACTGGCCCTGGCCACCGGTGCCGACACCTACGTCATGCAGTATCCGCAGCGTGCCGACCGTTTTCGCGAGCCGGCCGCCGAAACCCTGCCGGAGTTGGCCCGCAGCCTGTTCGACGCCGCGCCCTGGCACCAGCTCGGGCCGCTACGCCTGTTCGGGCACAGCATGGGCTCGCTGGTCGCGTTCGAGTTCGCGCGGATCGCGGAAGAGCGCGGCATCGAGATCCAGCGCCTGTGGGCCTCGGCCGCGCCTGCGCCGGGCCTGGTGGCCGGGCTGCGCAAAGTGCCCACCGGGGACGCCGACCTGCGCGCCGAACTCGCCCAGCTCGGCGGCACCGATCCGCGGATATTGGCCGACGAGGAATTCCTCACCCTGCTGCTGACCCCGGTGCGCGCGGATTACCTGGCGTTCAACCGTTACCAGTGCGCACCCGATGCCACCATTCGTGCCGACATCAGCGTGCTGGGCGGTCGCTCCGACGACCGGGTCGGCGCCGACCTGCTGGAACGCTGGGCCGACCACACCACCGGTGACTGGTCGATGTCGCTGTACGACGGTGGGCACTTCTACCACTACGAGCACATCGAGACCTTGGCGAAGCGGATCATCGCCGATGAATGATCGGCGCGAGGACCCGGTCGTCATCACCGGCCTCGGCGTCGAGGCGCCCGGTGGGATCGACACCGCCGAGCAGTACTGGTCACTGCTGGCCGACGGCCGCGAGGCGCTGAGCACCATCCCCGAAGACCGGGACTGGGCGGTGCGTGAACTCATCGAGGGATCGCACCGCGACGGCTTCAAACCCATCTGCAACGCAGGCGGATTCCTGTCCGGCGCCGCCGAATTCGACCCCGGGTTCTTCGGTATTGCACCGCGCGAAGCCATCGCGATGGACCCGCAGCAGCGGGTGGCGCTACGGGTGGCCTGGCGCGCCCTCGAAGACGCCGGCATCAACCCCGACGAGCTCACCGGCCACGACGTCGGCGTGTACCTCGGCGCATCGGTCACCGGCTACGGCCCGGACATGGCGCAGTTCGGCGCGCACAGCGGTCACCTGCTGCCCGGCACCGCACTGTCGGTGATCTCCGGCCGGATCGCCTACACCCTTGGCCTGGCCGGCCCGGCGATCACGGTCGACACCTCCTGTTCGTCGGCGCTGTCCGCGTTGCACTTCGCGGTGCAGGCGATCCAGACCGGGGACACCGACATGGCGCTGGCCGGCGGGGTGTGCGTAATGGGCTCGCCCGGCTTCTTCGTCGAGTTCTCCAAGCAGCACGCGCTCTCCGACGACGGCCATTGCCGGCCCTACAGTGCCGCCGCCACCGGAACGGTGTGGGCCGAAGGTGCTGGAATCTTTGTGCTGCAACGGAAGTCGGCCGCGCTGCGCGAGCGCCGCCACATCTACGGCGAGATCATGGCCAGCCGGCTCAACCAGGACGGTCACACCACCGGCCTGCTCACCCCCAGTGAACAGGCCCAGCAGCGACTGTTCCGGCACGCCCTGGCCGACGCCGGCGTGCACCCCAGCCAGGTCGGGATGATCGAGGGCCACGGAACCGGGACCCGGGTCGGAGATCCCGTGGAGCTGCGCTCGCTGATCAGCGTCTACGGCACCGACACGGCTGGCGGCGCCGGCCCGCGGCTCGGCTCGGTGAAATCCAACATCGGTCATACCCAGGCCGCGGCGGGCGCGCTCGGGCTGACCAAGCTGCTCCTGGCCGCTGAGCACCAGACGATCCCGGCCACGTTGCATGTTCGAGACGGCTGGCATGACGGCATCGACTGGGACGGTCACGGAATCACGCTGGCCGAAACCATCACCGCCTGGCCGGCGAGCGACGGCCGTCGGATCGGCTCGGTGTCGGCGTTCGGAATGAGCGGCACCAACGCGCATGTGATCGTCGGGGTGGACGACGCTTCCGAGGTCGCGTCGTGCTGAACAGCCACCCGATGACCCTGCCCGACGGCCGGATCCCCGTGCTGATCTCGGCACACGCCCGCGACCTGGTGGCCGCCGAGGCGGGCGCGCTGGCGCGCTACCTGCACACGCACCCCGCCGGGGTCTCGGCGGTCGCCCAGACCCTGCGGGCCACCCGCTCGATGCGCCGCTACCGCGCGGTGATCCGGGCTCGCGACGCCGCCGAGCTCATCGGCGGCCTCGACGCCGTCTACCGCGGCGTCGAACACCCCTTGGTGGCTCGGTCGCATCAACCCGAGGCCGCTCGCACCGCCTTCGTGTTCCCGGGCCAGGGGAACCAGTGGCCCGGCATGGGCGCCGAGCTGCTCGAGCTTGCGGCCTACCGCGCCGAGGCGGACCGCTGTCATGACGCCTTCCTGCGTGCCGGTCACGCCTCGCCGCTGAGCTACCTGCGCGGCGCCGATGACACTGACCCGGTGGTTCAGCGAAGCTGGGACCGCCGCACCGACCCCGTGGTGGTGCAGGCCGCCCAGTTCACCCACGCCGCGGCCCTGGCAGCCACCTGGCGACATTTCGGCGTGCTGCCCGACATCACCGTCGGCCACAGCCTGGGGGAGCTGGCCGCTGCCTACACCGCCGGCGTGGTGGATTTGGACGCCGCGGTGGCGGTGGTGGCCGCACGTGCGCAGCTGACCGACCAGCTGGCCGCCAACGCGCCGGTCCGGTTCGGCATGGCGATGATCGCCCTGAACGCCGACGCCGCGGCCGACATCATCGCCGCAATCCCCGGCTGGCTGGAGCTGTCGGTGGTCAACGGCCCCGAATCGGTGGTCGTCTCCGGCGAGTGGCCGGCGATACAGCAGATTCTGGAGTGCGCCGGCCAGCGCGGCGTTTTCGCCCGCGAGCTGCCGGTGCGCTACCCCGCGCACACCAGCGCCCTGGAGCCGTTGCGTGACCAGCTGACCGGGCAGCTTCCCGACGCGCAATTCCACAGCGCCCCGGTGGAATTCATCGGGTCGGTGTACGGCGGTCCGATCCCGCCTGCCACAGCGTTCCGACAGTACTGGTTCGACAATCTGCGCCGGCAGGTCCGATTCGACTTGGCCGCCGCTGCCGCGGTGGCGCGCGGGGTTACGACGTTCATCGAGATGTCGCCGCACCCGACCCTGCTCGTCGCGCTGGGCGACTCGGTCGGGGCCGCCCAGGTGTTGGGCAGCACCGACCGTGACCGGCCCGCCGGTGAGGCGCTGGCAGCGAACATCGCCGCCGCGGCGATCGCCGACCCCGGCTATCGCTGGCGTGACTTCACCCCACCGGACGCTCCTGCGCTGCTGCGGCATTTCCCGCATGCACCGATGCACACCAACCGGTTGTGGGCCGGCGCGGAGACGTCCGCGCCGCGCCATCGGATGCCGGTCGTCATGACCGAGAGCTGGCGGCCGGTCGCCGAGCCGGAGCAGCGGCCCGCGCGGGTGGCCGTCGTCGACTACGCCGGCCAATCGCCTGAGCTGACGGCGCAATTGGCGGCGGAGCTGGACGTCGAGGTGGTGAACCCGGCCGACGCCGAATTCCTGCTTGTGATCGCTCCGCTTGCCGACGCGGCCGATATCGCCACAGCAACAACCGAGTTCGCCGCACACGCGACCGGCCAGACCGTTGTTCAGCCGGGGCAGCACTGCCGCCGGGTCTGGCTGCTGACCCGCGGCGCCGAGCAACTCGACGGTGATCCGCCACCGCGTCCCGGCGCCGCCGCCTTGGCCGCGCTGCATCGCAGCACCGGATTCGACTACCCCGACCACACGTTCGCGCACCTGGACCTGCCGGTGCAGCCCACCGTCGCAGACCTGCGAGCCGCCGGTGCCGCACTCTGGCTGACCGACACCGAGGTCGCGGTGCGTGCCGGGCGCCTTGCGACCCGCCGGTTCGTCGAGTCCGTCGAGTCCACTGCTGCCGCAACGGTGCCCGCGGTCCCGGAGACCGTGGTGATCAGCGGCGGTACCGGAGCCATCGGCATGGCGTATGCGGCGTTCTGCGCCGAACACGGCGCGCGCGACATCGTCCTGCTCAGCCGGAGCGGGGCCGGCGATGCGAATGCGCCCCAGTTGGATGCGCTGCGCGCGCGTACCGGGGCGCGCATCACCGCGATCCGCTGCGACATCACCGATGACGCCGCAGTCGCGGCGGTCATCGCGGAACACCGACCCGTACCGGCCGGGCTGCTGGTGCATACCGCGTCGGCAGAAGCCGTGGCTACGTCGAAGGTGACCGCCGAGGCGGTCCGGGACGCCTTCGGCGCCAAGGTGATCGGACTGGACAACCTGGCACGGCTCTGGCCGCTGGCCGCCGACGCTCGGGTGCTGGTGTGCTCCTCGGTGCTGGCGCTGTGGGGCGGGTCGGGACACGGACTCTACGCGGCGGCCAACCGGATGGCCGACACGCTGGTGGGACAGCTGCGGGCGCAGGGCCGAAACGCCACCTCCATCCGCTGGGGACTGTGGCGCAGCGTGGCCGTCGTCAGCGGCGAGGAGAAGGACCGGATCGCCCGCACCGGCCTCACGCCGATGACCCCGGAGGCCGCGATCATCGCCGGATTCCTTGCCGCGCCAGACGACCCGGCGATCCTGGCCGCCGATTTCGATCGGCTGGCGGTGTTCTTCGACAGCCAGGGCGTGCCTTCGCCGTTCGACGAATCACTGACCGCAGCAACGGCTGACGCCGAGGCGGATCGCCCGATCGGTGAGGTGGTGGCCGCCGAACTGGTGACGGTGCTCGGCCTGGAAGGTCCCGACGACATCGACATGCACCGGGCCCTGGTCGACCTCGGCCTGGATTCCCTTCTCGCACTGGACTTGCGCAAGCGCTTGGGGCGGGCCACCGGCCTGCGCGTGGCGCTCGGCCCGCTGCTGGCCGGAATGACCGGAGCCCAGCTGACGGCGGCGCTGAGCGATGACGCAGCGCCGGCCGCGGCGACGGAAAGGACTGTATTCACCCATGACTGACGCCGTCGACCAGGCGACCGACGCGAACGAGCTGCGGCTGGAACTGCTGCGCCGCCGACTCGCCGAACGCGGACTGTCCGCTGCTTCGTCCTCTGACGAGCCGGCTTCCGGGCCGGCCAACGGGTCTGGGCCGCTGACCATGAGCGACGGACAGCGACGCATGTGGTTCGTGCAGGCGCTCGACCCGGACGGCGCCCTGGCCAACATCTCGGTCTCCTACCGTCTCACCGGTCCGCTGGACGGCGCCCGGCTGCAGGCCGCGTTGGCCGCAGTGGCCGCACGCCACCCCGTGCTGCGCACCGTCTATTCCATCGACGACGCGGGCGAACCCCACCCGGTTATCGCTGAGGTCACGCCGGGCTTTGCCGCACACGACCTGTCCGACCTCGCCGAACAGGCCCGCGCACTGCGGCTGGAAGTGCTGGCCCAGCGAGAATTCGGCACCCCGTTCCGGCTGGAATCCGATGCGCCGCTTCGGCTCACCCTGATCCGGGTGGCGCCCGACGAACACATTCTGCTGCTGGTGGCCCACCACATCGCCTGGGACGACGACTCCTGGGCGGTCTTCTTCGCCGACCTCACCGCCGCCTATGACGACCCAGAGCAGTTCGCCACCCGCCCGCCCGCCCCGCACCCCGTCGCACCGGCGAACTCCGACCACGCGGCGGAGCTGGATTACTGGCGCACGCTGTTGGCCGAGCCGCCGGACCCGCTCGAGCTGCCCGGCCCGCACGGCTCGGCGGTACCTCGCACCCTGCGCGCCGGATTGTGCACCCGCACCTTGCCGGCCGAGTTGATGGCCGGCATCGCCGAGCTGGCACGCAGCAGCGGCGCTACGCCCTACATGGTGATCGCCGCGGCGTTGTCGGCGCTGATCTACCGCTACACCGCCACCGACGACTTCCTCATCGCCTCACCGGTGCTCAACCGCACCGCCGGTACCGAAGGCGCCATCGGCTACTTCGGCAACACCGTGGTGCTGCGCGCGAAGGTCGACGCTGCTGCCCGGTTCAACGAACTGCTGGCGCAAACCCGCGACGCCGCACTGGGGGCGTTCGGCCACCAGGGCATCAACCTCGACCGGGTGGTGCGTGAACTCAACCCGGATCGCCGGCACGGGGGAGTGGAACGACTCACCCGGCTCAGCTTCGGTTTCCGGTCGACACACGGGGGCGGCTTCCAGCCGGACGGGATCACCTGCACCCGAGCCGATTACCGCGGCAAGATCGCCCAGCTGCCGCTGGGAATCATGGTGGAGGCCGGCGGCTCACACGATGGCGGCGCGCTGATCGAGGCCGAGTACCTGCACGACGTGCTCGACGAGGCATTGGTCGAGCAGTTGCTGCGCCACCTGGTGCAGTTGCTGTCCGCCGCGGTCGCCCAGCCTGAGACGACCATCGGCGAGCTGGACATCCTCGGCGACGACGACCGGACCTGGCTGGACGCCATTTCCCGCGGACCCCACTTCGCCCCGCCCCCCGAGGCGCCGGCCACCCTGGGCTCGCTGGTGGCCGACCGGGCTGCGGCCACCCCGAACGCCATCGCCGTCGTCGACGACCACGGCAAGTACAGCTACGCGGAGATCAACGCACGCGCCAACCGAATCGCACACCACCTGATCGCCGCCGGCATCGGCACCGAGGACAAGGTCGCGGTGCTGTTCGGCCGCTCGACGGACTTGGTGGTCACCGCCCTGGGCATCGCCAAAGCCGGCGCCGCCTACGTTCCCGTCGACCCCGAATACCCGCCGGACCGTATCGAATTCATCCTCGGCGACGCCCGGCCGTCGATAGTGCTGCGTGAGCCGCTGACCGTCGACGAGCTGGCCGGCCGTCCCGACACCGACCCGACCGACGCCGACCGGGTGCGGCCGCTGCGACCGGAGAATCTCGCCTACCTCATCTACACCTCGGGTTCGACGGGGCTGCCCAAGGGCGTCGAGGTATCCCACGCCCCGATCACCGAGTACCTGCTCTGGTTCGGCGACGAGTACGGCATCGACGACACCGACGTACTGCTGCAGGTCGCTTCGCCCAGCTTCGACGTGTCGATCGGCGAACTGTTCGGAACCCTGGGAAACGGTGCGCGGCTGGTGATTCCGCGCCCGGACGGACTGCGCGACATCGGCTACCTGACCGACCTGCTGCAGCGTGAAGGCGTCACCGCCATGCACTTCGTGCCGTCGTTGCTGGGGCTGTTCCTGTCGCTGCCCGGGGTGAACCAGTGGCGCACCCTGCGGCGCATCCCGATCGGCGGCGAACCGCTGCCCGGCGAGCTGGCGGACAAGTTCCACGCCACCTTCGATGCCCTGCTGCACAACTTCTACGGCCCCACCGAGACGGTGGTCAACTCCAGCCGATACAAGGTGGAAGGCCCCCAGGGCAACCGGATCGTGCCGATCGGCAGCCCCAACATCAACACCACCATGTGGCTGCTCGACGACGCCTTGGCGCCGGTGCCGGTCGGGGTGATCGGCGAGATCTACATCGGCGGAACGCATGTGGCGCGCGGCTACTTCGACCGCCCCGGCCTGACCGCCGAGCGCTTCGTCGCCGACCCTTGGACGCCGGG is a genomic window of Mycolicibacter heraklionensis containing:
- a CDS encoding cutinase family protein; amino-acid sequence: MKARRSLLLLGVAVLTALSTLSPVVVPSASAAGCPDVEVTFARGTAEPPGVGGVGQKFIDALRSQVGGRTVGVYAVNYPAGEDWPPSASAGAGDANAHVQSMVASCPNTKLVLGGYSQGAMVIDLITIARASVAGFNAATLSEEEAAHVAAVAVFGNPTDRYLGGPISEISPWYGAKAIDLCADGDPICTPGALALPSHDEMFSAPHLSYAQSPMPGQAAAFVAGQL
- a CDS encoding polyketide synthase → MNDRREDPVVITGLGVEAPGGIDTAEQYWSLLADGREALSTIPEDRDWAVRELIEGSHRDGFKPICNAGGFLSGAAEFDPGFFGIAPREAIAMDPQQRVALRVAWRALEDAGINPDELTGHDVGVYLGASVTGYGPDMAQFGAHSGHLLPGTALSVISGRIAYTLGLAGPAITVDTSCSSALSALHFAVQAIQTGDTDMALAGGVCVMGSPGFFVEFSKQHALSDDGHCRPYSAAATGTVWAEGAGIFVLQRKSAALRERRHIYGEIMASRLNQDGHTTGLLTPSEQAQQRLFRHALADAGVHPSQVGMIEGHGTGTRVGDPVELRSLISVYGTDTAGGAGPRLGSVKSNIGHTQAAAGALGLTKLLLAAEHQTIPATLHVRDGWHDGIDWDGHGITLAETITAWPASDGRRIGSVSAFGMSGTNAHVIVGVDDASEVASC
- a CDS encoding non-ribosomal peptide synthetase; protein product: MGPEEIRAQVAELLGADVSAVDPDADLVGQGLDSIRMMSLAGRWRKQGLDVDFAALAADPRIAAWQDLLGERGEPAPVTAPTDDPTDACAPFPLAPMQHAMWVGRDDDVALGGVAGHLYVEFDGPGIDTDRLAAAATALAARHPMLRVEFSPDGTQRIRADAELPVVVQDLRGLDVAEVAQRLDATRVAKSHQQLDNAVFELTVSLLPDGTARLHVDLDMQAADAMSYRTLMADLAAAYRGETLPKLGYTYRQYRHATADREPDESHRQWWAQRIPDLPDPPKLPPPIGAPDDPRRSTRRWHWLDPDTRDALFGQARAHGVTPAMTLAASFSHTLASWSDAPRFLLNVPLFGREPLHDDVDRLVGDFTSSLLLDVDLSQASTGAQRAHALQDAMRTAAAHADYPGLAVLRDLSRHRGTQVLAPVVFTSALGLGELFADEVTGAFGSPVWIISQGPQVLLDAQVTEFDGGILVNWDVREEMFAPGVIDAMFAHHIADLTRLAGGDGWAEPAPAALPADQAQVRESVNAGTADPSGEALQDGFFRQADRDPEAVALLHESGELSYGQLRDQALAVSAALRERGVRPGDTVALLGPKGAEQIPALLGTLAAGAVYLPIAADQPPERRERILALGGAVLALVTGEAVPELDIPVVAVSDAVQRPGVMEPVRTDPSELAYVVFTSGSTGEPKGVEVTHDAAMNTVETLSARFGFGPQDRSLALLTLDADMSVLDIFAMLRAGAAIVMVDEVDRRSPEVWAQLVARHRVSVLNLMPGALEMLAATGGELSSVRAVLTGGDWVRPELARRFAAVAPGVRFAGLGGATETAIHATICEVEDEPPAQWASVPYGIPLPNIACRVVGADGADRPDWVAGELWVAGRGIASGYRGRPDLTAEKFVEYDGRTWYRTGDLARYQSDGTLEFVGRADHRVKISGYRIELGEVEAALRRLPGVAEAVVVALTEPGGREMLAAAVRTDDPAASVAGLRAGLAESLPEHMIPRQLQVVSSIPYTVSGKIDRRAVTAELAAAVAAGDGYREPAGPLQRALAAIVAEVLGAARVGADDDFFALGGDSVLATAAVSRIRTWLDAPGAVVADIFATRTVAGLASRLAAAEADPGRLDAVAEVYLEVAQLDAAQVADALSQ
- a CDS encoding nuclear transport factor 2 family protein, yielding MDVRTTIDTYLRAWTHQDAELITTIFTDDATYHERVLGEPIRARAGIRDYWQSKVVQGQANIDARLLNLYTATDGTTVIAEWEATFDDRVQNVRKRMREVAILEFAGERIASLREYWASEVVG
- a CDS encoding thioesterase II family protein; amino-acid sequence: MAVDDTSAVAQFPPWIGRFPGPGAPTLVFPHAGGTAVNYRPLALALATGADTYVMQYPQRADRFREPAAETLPELARSLFDAAPWHQLGPLRLFGHSMGSLVAFEFARIAEERGIEIQRLWASAAPAPGLVAGLRKVPTGDADLRAELAQLGGTDPRILADEEFLTLLLTPVRADYLAFNRYQCAPDATIRADISVLGGRSDDRVGADLLERWADHTTGDWSMSLYDGGHFYHYEHIETLAKRIIADE